One window of the Nocardia huaxiensis genome contains the following:
- a CDS encoding methionine ABC transporter ATP-binding protein produces the protein MSATADAAVEFRAVSKVFRTGKQEHTALAEVDLRIEKGEIFGVIGYSGAGKSTLVRLINALEKPSGGSILLSGRPITGVPESRVRQLRRDIGMVFQQFNLFRSRTAAGNIEYPLKVAGWKRAERKARVAELLEFVGLSDKAKSYPDQLSGGQKQRVGIARALATSPALLLADEATSALDPETTQEVLRLLRKVNRELGVTIVVITHEMDVIRAVADRVAVLAEGRIVELADTFDVFAAPQAAPTRSFVETVLHNRPDAGELRRLGAKYPGRLVTVDIDDQRGIGKVLAIAVRAGVNFEIVYGGVSTLQDKTFGSITLALDGSAEAVDGVLAALAQGVAPVRRTA, from the coding sequence GTGAGCGCGACGGCCGACGCCGCGGTCGAATTCCGTGCGGTCAGCAAGGTTTTCCGGACCGGGAAGCAGGAGCACACCGCGCTCGCGGAGGTGGATCTGCGCATCGAGAAGGGCGAGATCTTCGGGGTGATCGGCTATTCGGGCGCGGGGAAGAGCACCCTCGTCCGGCTCATCAACGCGCTCGAAAAGCCCTCCGGCGGAAGCATTCTCCTGTCCGGCCGGCCGATCACCGGGGTGCCGGAGTCGCGGGTGCGGCAGCTGCGCCGCGATATCGGCATGGTGTTCCAGCAGTTCAATCTGTTCCGGTCGCGGACCGCCGCCGGGAACATCGAGTATCCGCTGAAGGTGGCGGGCTGGAAGCGGGCCGAACGCAAGGCTCGCGTCGCGGAACTGCTGGAGTTCGTGGGGCTTTCGGACAAGGCCAAGAGCTACCCGGATCAGCTGTCCGGCGGGCAGAAGCAGCGCGTGGGCATTGCTCGCGCACTGGCCACCTCGCCGGCGCTGCTGCTGGCCGACGAGGCGACCTCGGCGCTGGACCCGGAAACCACGCAGGAGGTGCTGCGGCTGCTGCGGAAGGTCAATCGGGAGCTCGGCGTCACCATTGTGGTGATCACGCACGAGATGGATGTGATTCGCGCCGTGGCCGATCGGGTGGCGGTGCTGGCCGAGGGACGCATCGTGGAGCTGGCCGATACCTTCGACGTGTTCGCCGCCCCGCAGGCCGCACCCACGCGCTCCTTCGTGGAGACGGTGCTGCACAACCGGCCCGACGCCGGGGAACTGCGGCGACTCGGGGCCAAGTATCCAGGGCGGCTGGTCACCGTCGACATCGACGACCAGCGCGGCATCGGCAAGGTGCTGGCCATCGCCGTACGGGCCGGGGTGAACTTCGAGATCGTGTACGGCGGCGTGAGCACGTTGCAGGACAAGACCTTCGGCAGTATCACCCTCGCCCTGGACGGCTCGGCCGAAGCGGTGGACGGTGTGCTCGCGGCGCTCGCGCAAGGCGTCGCGCCGGTACGGAGGACCGCATGA
- a CDS encoding sensor histidine kinase, whose product MRRPWFEDWPAWQRDGLMAAACFAVGSLLLLVNAPLVVRFGAAADVPVTWWAPYVALAAICCTQVLRTRAPIAGLLAGIVVTAAAVPVAGLSLGALYVLSDLLYSATMNSSLRANRIIIGVTGSTVAAVGVSVALASGDWRLGLLTVLGVGAFPLIPVWWATEVRSHRAMADAARERADQLERIAELDRRAAVVAERARMARDLHDVIAGHLSAIAIQSEAALSMVDGDPEITRKVLLSVRENSVASLTEMRAMIGLLRSDDPNAPEPRTAPPRLTDLDPLLDSARAAGLAVRSHIDTPPDLPAAVDLSAYRIVQEALTNAVKHAPGSRTEVTLSRCEDTLLIDVTNRAAVGAPASNGAAAAHGPDGGVPDHESGKGGTGLSNMRERAQAVGGTFAAGPCDDGWRVRAELPISGGVG is encoded by the coding sequence ATGCGGCGGCCCTGGTTCGAGGATTGGCCTGCCTGGCAGCGGGACGGGCTGATGGCGGCCGCGTGCTTCGCTGTGGGCAGCCTGCTGCTGCTTGTGAACGCGCCGCTCGTGGTGCGGTTCGGCGCTGCGGCGGACGTGCCGGTGACCTGGTGGGCGCCCTATGTCGCGTTGGCCGCGATCTGCTGCACGCAGGTCTTGCGCACGCGCGCGCCGATCGCGGGCCTGCTGGCCGGAATCGTGGTGACGGCTGCGGCCGTGCCGGTGGCCGGGCTGAGTCTCGGTGCGCTGTATGTGCTTTCGGATCTGCTGTACAGCGCGACGATGAACAGTTCGCTGCGCGCCAATCGGATCATCATCGGCGTCACCGGTTCCACGGTCGCCGCGGTCGGCGTGAGTGTGGCGCTGGCGAGCGGGGACTGGCGGCTCGGGCTGCTGACCGTGCTGGGAGTGGGCGCCTTCCCGCTCATCCCGGTGTGGTGGGCCACCGAGGTGCGCTCGCATCGGGCCATGGCCGACGCCGCCCGCGAACGCGCCGACCAGCTCGAGCGCATCGCGGAGCTGGACCGCCGCGCCGCCGTCGTCGCCGAACGCGCCCGCATGGCCCGCGACCTGCACGATGTGATCGCCGGCCACCTCTCGGCCATCGCCATCCAATCCGAGGCCGCGCTCTCCATGGTCGACGGCGACCCCGAGATCACGCGCAAGGTCCTGCTGTCGGTGCGCGAGAACAGCGTCGCCTCCCTCACCGAGATGCGCGCCATGATCGGCCTGCTGCGCTCGGACGACCCGAACGCCCCCGAACCCCGCACGGCCCCGCCCCGGCTGACGGATCTGGATCCGCTGCTGGATTCGGCGCGCGCGGCCGGACTGGCGGTGCGCTCGCACATCGACACGCCACCGGATCTGCCTGCGGCGGTGGATCTTTCGGCCTACCGCATCGTGCAGGAAGCGCTCACCAATGCCGTCAAGCACGCGCCGGGCAGCCGAACCGAGGTGACGCTGTCCCGGTGCGAGGACACGCTGCTGATCGATGTGACCAACCGTGCCGCCGTCGGCGCACCCGCAAGCAACGGCGCCGCCGCGGCCCACGGACCCGACGGCGGTGTCCCGGACCACGAAAGCGGCAAGGGTGGAACAGGTTTGAGCAATATGCGGGAGCGCGCTCAGGCGGTGGGCGGGACCTTCGCCGCCGGTCCCTGTGACGACGGCTGGCGGGTGCGTGCGGAACTGCCGATTTCAGGAGGAGTTGGGTGA
- a CDS encoding MetQ/NlpA family ABC transporter substrate-binding protein has product MRKLGRILVIPLLLALAVTAGCGREHRDDVVRIGVNDLALPHWEVFRQKAAEAGITIEYVSFSDYNQPNPALAQGQIDLNKFQHVRYLANFNARNNQNLVPIGATEVFPLALYSKKHRSVTEIPQGGEITLSNNPANQVRPLLSLAAAGLITLRNGASWDSKIEDVDRAASRVQLTTIDPTLTAQSLDSVDAAFVDDTFAGPAGLTNEQIIYSDDPERPNLKQYINVFAARAADKDNPTYLKLVEIYHDPAVEAAIRAESGYRGIFKTNDQADLQATLTELEGKFRQ; this is encoded by the coding sequence ATGCGAAAACTGGGCCGTATCCTGGTGATTCCCCTGCTGCTGGCACTGGCCGTGACGGCCGGCTGTGGCCGGGAACACCGCGATGATGTGGTGCGTATCGGTGTGAACGATCTCGCGCTGCCGCACTGGGAGGTCTTCCGGCAGAAGGCCGCCGAGGCAGGCATCACCATCGAATATGTCAGCTTCTCCGATTACAACCAGCCGAATCCGGCGCTGGCACAGGGTCAGATCGACCTCAACAAGTTTCAGCATGTGCGCTACCTGGCCAATTTCAACGCCCGCAACAATCAGAACCTGGTGCCGATCGGCGCGACCGAGGTGTTCCCGTTGGCGCTGTACTCCAAGAAGCACAGGTCGGTGACCGAGATTCCGCAGGGCGGCGAGATCACGCTGAGCAACAATCCCGCGAATCAGGTGCGACCGCTGTTGAGCCTGGCCGCGGCGGGGTTGATCACGCTGCGGAACGGCGCGAGCTGGGATTCCAAGATCGAGGACGTGGACCGGGCGGCCTCCCGGGTGCAGCTCACCACCATCGATCCGACGCTGACTGCACAGTCGCTGGACAGCGTGGATGCCGCGTTCGTGGACGACACCTTCGCCGGTCCGGCCGGGCTCACCAATGAGCAGATCATCTACAGCGATGATCCGGAACGGCCGAACCTGAAGCAGTACATCAATGTCTTCGCGGCGCGGGCCGCCGACAAGGACAATCCGACGTACCTGAAACTCGTGGAGATCTACCATGATCCGGCCGTCGAGGCGGCCATCCGGGCGGAGTCCGGGTATCGCGGGATCTTCAAGACCAACGATCAGGCCGATCTGCAAGCCACGCTGACCGAACTGGAAGGCAAGTTCCGGCAGTGA
- a CDS encoding DUF4239 domain-containing protein — MALQIIVPVLFAVVALLIFVVGDRLRPKTWRHADDEAAGTMVTDLVNMFFAAIVAFAVVICWQQYDNATAHTVAESKGLLTVYSAANDLPDKDRREIQGLVEDYTHEVLTDEWSEMAKHRRLSETTQTTFDDLSDAVGAVESTEPAVQDALEQAGAGLDAISEARYDRGLDAEYRMPAYLYVALWFGTGMLLLGTVLSGVGVTKRSLLMTGLFGLVVGGVVLAVYNLDGPFTGGNVVSKSAYELALSQFEHLAATAPAQTILPR; from the coding sequence ATGGCGCTGCAGATAATCGTGCCGGTGCTGTTCGCCGTCGTGGCACTGCTGATATTCGTGGTCGGTGATCGCCTGCGGCCCAAAACCTGGCGGCATGCGGACGATGAAGCCGCGGGCACCATGGTCACCGATCTGGTCAATATGTTCTTCGCGGCCATTGTGGCGTTCGCGGTCGTCATCTGCTGGCAGCAGTACGACAATGCCACCGCGCACACCGTGGCCGAATCCAAAGGGCTGCTGACGGTCTACTCGGCCGCCAATGATCTGCCGGACAAGGACCGCAGGGAAATCCAGGGCCTGGTCGAGGATTACACGCACGAGGTCCTCACCGACGAATGGTCGGAAATGGCGAAGCATCGCCGCCTGAGCGAAACCACCCAGACCACATTCGACGATCTCAGCGACGCGGTGGGCGCGGTGGAGTCCACCGAACCTGCGGTGCAGGACGCACTGGAACAGGCGGGCGCGGGCCTGGACGCGATCTCCGAGGCGCGCTACGACCGCGGCCTGGACGCCGAATACCGGATGCCCGCGTATCTCTATGTGGCGCTGTGGTTCGGCACGGGCATGCTGCTGCTCGGCACGGTGCTGTCCGGTGTGGGCGTCACCAAACGCAGTCTGCTCATGACCGGGCTGTTCGGCCTCGTGGTCGGTGGCGTGGTGCTCGCGGTCTACAACCTCGACGGTCCGTTCACCGGCGGCAATGTGGTGTCCAAGAGCGCTTATGAACTCGCGCTGAGCCAATTCGAGCATCTTGCCGCCACGGCCCCGGCGCAGACCATCCTGCCGCGCTGA
- a CDS encoding MetQ/NlpA family ABC transporter substrate-binding protein — MKFKRGLAIPVLVAAAVGLTLTATACGSDDSASGTVVKIGTTESSPEWDVFEKKAAEQGITLKITRFSDYSQPNQALAQQQVDVNLFQHLQFLGQFNEANDQDLTPIGATQVVPLGLYSKKHNSLADIPQGGEIAIPNDPTNQARALFVLQSGGLLKLTGNPRQPTPADIDKAASKVKVTPVDAAQTALSLQSVDGSIINNTFLQKSGIDPKSALYKDDPNSPGAEPYINAFVTRAADKNNPTYLKLVEIWHGAEVQAAVQETSKGTAVEVRRGGPELEPILARVQQTIRETK, encoded by the coding sequence GTGAAATTCAAGCGGGGACTGGCGATCCCGGTCCTGGTGGCGGCAGCCGTCGGCCTCACCCTCACGGCCACGGCATGCGGCAGCGACGACAGCGCCTCCGGCACAGTTGTGAAGATCGGCACCACCGAGAGCAGCCCGGAGTGGGATGTCTTCGAGAAGAAGGCGGCCGAGCAGGGCATCACCCTGAAGATCACCCGCTTCTCCGACTACTCGCAGCCGAATCAGGCGCTGGCGCAGCAGCAGGTCGACGTGAACCTCTTCCAGCACCTGCAGTTCCTCGGGCAGTTCAATGAGGCCAATGATCAGGATCTGACGCCGATCGGAGCCACCCAGGTGGTGCCGCTGGGGCTGTACTCCAAGAAGCACAACTCGCTGGCCGACATCCCGCAGGGCGGCGAGATCGCCATTCCGAACGATCCCACCAACCAGGCGCGGGCACTGTTCGTGCTGCAGTCGGGCGGGCTGCTGAAGCTCACCGGCAACCCGCGTCAGCCCACCCCGGCCGATATCGACAAGGCCGCCTCCAAGGTGAAGGTGACGCCGGTCGACGCCGCGCAGACCGCGCTGTCGCTGCAGTCGGTGGACGGGTCCATCATCAACAACACCTTCCTGCAGAAGTCCGGCATCGATCCGAAATCCGCGCTGTACAAGGATGATCCGAACAGCCCGGGAGCCGAGCCGTACATCAACGCGTTCGTCACGCGGGCCGCGGACAAGAACAATCCGACCTATCTGAAGCTCGTCGAGATCTGGCACGGGGCCGAGGTGCAGGCGGCCGTGCAGGAGACGTCCAAGGGCACCGCGGTCGAGGTGCGGCGCGGCGGACCGGAACTGGAGCCGATTCTGGCGCGGGTGCAGCAGACCATCCGCGAGACCAAGTGA
- a CDS encoding L,D-transpeptidase codes for MSSSSRCHRSLVAAVVFAVLTLLAAACSGSGSGGKEAAAESISFEPAQGAQNVDPTAAIQVEISSGALTTVIMTNEEGRSIEGVFTPDRTTWKPNGPLGYGRSYTVQAEGVSDDGPTGVITSTFTTLTPSNQTKAYLTTTGGQPLADGGTYGIGTVVVAHFDEDIPDRAAAEKRLSVTTDPAVEGSWYWLDARNVHWRPQAYYQPGTRVTVTANIYGAQLGPGLFGQEDSATTFTIGPAHIAVADDRTHRIEVFENGNLVRTMPTSMGQGGSETIGGTTISFWTQPGVYTVMDKANPVIMDSSTYGLPINSRLGYRETISWATRISTDGVYLHALDATLWAQGNTNVSHGCLNLSTDHASWFYNFALPGDVVEIRNTGGEPLQVWQNGDWGLPWDQWLEGSAVR; via the coding sequence ATGTCCAGTTCATCACGGTGCCACCGATCTCTCGTCGCCGCAGTGGTTTTCGCGGTGCTGACCCTGCTCGCCGCGGCCTGCTCCGGATCCGGTTCCGGCGGGAAAGAGGCTGCGGCCGAATCGATCTCGTTCGAACCGGCGCAAGGTGCACAGAATGTCGACCCCACGGCCGCGATCCAGGTCGAGATCAGCAGCGGCGCCTTGACGACGGTGATCATGACCAATGAGGAGGGCCGCTCGATCGAGGGCGTGTTCACTCCCGACCGGACGACATGGAAACCGAACGGACCGTTGGGTTATGGCCGCAGCTACACCGTGCAGGCCGAAGGCGTCAGCGACGACGGACCGACCGGCGTGATCACCTCGACCTTCACCACCCTGACACCGAGCAACCAGACCAAGGCGTACCTGACGACCACCGGCGGCCAACCTCTCGCCGACGGCGGCACCTACGGCATCGGCACGGTCGTCGTCGCCCACTTCGACGAGGACATACCCGACCGGGCGGCCGCCGAGAAACGCCTCTCCGTCACCACCGATCCGGCCGTGGAAGGCTCCTGGTACTGGCTCGACGCCCGCAATGTCCACTGGCGGCCACAGGCTTACTACCAGCCCGGCACCCGGGTCACCGTCACCGCGAACATCTATGGCGCGCAACTCGGCCCGGGACTTTTCGGGCAGGAGGACAGCGCCACCACCTTCACCATCGGCCCCGCCCACATCGCCGTCGCCGACGACCGCACGCATCGGATCGAAGTGTTCGAGAACGGCAACCTGGTCCGCACCATGCCCACCTCCATGGGCCAGGGCGGCAGCGAAACCATCGGCGGCACCACGATTTCCTTCTGGACCCAGCCCGGCGTCTACACCGTCATGGACAAGGCCAACCCGGTGATCATGGACTCCTCCACCTACGGCCTGCCCATCAACTCCCGCCTCGGCTACCGCGAAACCATCAGCTGGGCAACGAGAATCAGCACCGACGGCGTCTACCTGCACGCCCTCGACGCCACCCTGTGGGCGCAAGGCAACACCAATGTCTCGCACGGTTGCCTCAACCTCAGCACCGACCACGCGAGCTGGTTCTACAACTTCGCACTGCCCGGCGACGTCGTCGAGATCCGCAATACCGGCGGCGAACCCCTACAGGTCTGGCAGAACGGCGACTGGGGGCTGCCCTGGGACCAGTGGCTCGAGGGCAGCGCAGTGCGCTAA
- a CDS encoding NUDIX hydrolase gives MAELRERAVADKVALRVGVVLENNGAVLLLERDPQGPGRSPLSLPGTIVRPGEPLATAVARAVFEETGLSVVDIVRHLGSFDYLSNAGKPVRREHFAVDVAGFGPIQLSNYAGYRWVSLDGELPVTPSIRGILTTYRS, from the coding sequence TTGGCCGAGCTGCGGGAGCGGGCCGTCGCGGACAAGGTAGCGCTGCGGGTCGGCGTCGTGCTGGAGAACAATGGCGCGGTGCTGCTGTTGGAGCGCGATCCGCAAGGTCCGGGACGCAGTCCGCTGAGTCTGCCCGGAACCATTGTGCGACCGGGGGAGCCCTTGGCCACGGCGGTGGCGCGCGCAGTATTCGAGGAGACCGGTCTGTCGGTTGTCGATATCGTCCGGCATCTGGGCAGCTTCGACTATCTGTCGAATGCCGGAAAGCCGGTGCGGCGCGAACATTTCGCGGTCGACGTGGCCGGATTCGGGCCGATCCAGCTCTCCAACTACGCCGGATACCGGTGGGTTTCTCTCGATGGGGAACTACCGGTGACGCCGTCCATTCGCGGGATTCTCACCACCTATCGGAGCTGA
- a CDS encoding methionine ABC transporter permease, with amino-acid sequence MNPGTISTANLAAVDTDWGKLRPVLTEAIGTTVYLVLLTFVVGGVIGLALGTLLYTTRKGGLLANAPVNLVLNVLVNVVRPIPFIILLAALGPITLEVIGTTIGTEAAAFVMIVAASFGIARIVEQNLVTVDPGVIEAARAMGAGPVRIILTLLIPEALGPLVLGYTFVVIAIVDMSAMAGTVGGGGLGDFALVYGYQRFNWEVTLVATLIIIVGVQGIQFLGNWAARKVLRR; translated from the coding sequence ATGAATCCAGGGACCATCAGCACGGCGAATCTCGCTGCCGTGGACACCGATTGGGGCAAGCTGCGGCCGGTTCTCACCGAGGCCATCGGCACCACCGTCTACCTGGTGTTGCTCACCTTCGTGGTGGGCGGCGTCATCGGGCTGGCACTGGGCACCCTGCTCTACACCACGCGCAAAGGGGGCCTGCTGGCCAACGCTCCGGTGAATCTGGTGCTGAACGTGCTGGTCAACGTGGTGCGGCCGATTCCGTTCATCATTCTGCTGGCCGCATTGGGCCCGATCACGCTGGAGGTCATCGGCACCACCATCGGCACGGAGGCGGCGGCGTTCGTCATGATCGTGGCGGCGTCCTTCGGCATTGCCCGCATTGTCGAGCAGAACCTGGTGACCGTGGATCCCGGGGTGATCGAGGCCGCGCGCGCCATGGGGGCCGGGCCGGTGCGGATCATTCTGACACTGCTGATTCCGGAAGCGTTGGGGCCCTTGGTCCTCGGGTACACCTTCGTGGTCATCGCCATTGTGGACATGTCGGCCATGGCGGGCACCGTGGGTGGCGGGGGACTGGGTGACTTCGCGCTGGTCTACGGGTATCAGCGGTTCAACTGGGAGGTGACCCTCGTCGCCACGCTCATCATCATCGTGGGCGTGCAGGGGATCCAGTTCCTCGGGAACTGGGCGGCCCGCAAGGTGTTGCGGCGCTGA
- a CDS encoding response regulator: MTESIRVLLADDHAAVRAGLAMILGAAEGIEIVGEAADGLAAVRKATALRPDVVLMDIRMPGLDGIEATRQVVGQGIAQVLVLTTFDVDEYVYGALRSGAAGFLLKSVESARLIEAVRLVAAGDGVLEPSVTRRVITAFADAVPTPAEPPPGLTDLTDRERDVLECLGAGLSNQQIARRLMIGEATVKTHVSRVLAKLDLRSRVQAAMLARDVGLGG; the protein is encoded by the coding sequence GTGACGGAATCCATTCGGGTGCTGCTGGCCGATGATCATGCCGCCGTACGGGCCGGGCTGGCGATGATTCTCGGTGCGGCGGAGGGGATCGAGATCGTCGGTGAGGCGGCGGATGGGCTGGCCGCGGTGCGCAAGGCCACCGCGCTGCGGCCGGATGTGGTGCTGATGGATATTCGGATGCCGGGGCTGGACGGAATCGAGGCCACGCGGCAGGTGGTGGGGCAGGGGATTGCCCAGGTGCTGGTGCTGACCACCTTCGATGTCGACGAATATGTCTATGGCGCACTGCGTTCGGGTGCGGCCGGGTTTCTGTTGAAGTCGGTGGAATCCGCGCGGCTCATCGAGGCGGTGCGGCTGGTGGCCGCGGGGGACGGGGTGCTGGAGCCGAGCGTCACCCGGCGCGTGATCACCGCGTTCGCGGATGCCGTGCCGACGCCGGCCGAACCGCCGCCCGGCTTGACTGATCTGACCGATCGTGAGCGCGATGTGCTGGAATGCCTCGGGGCGGGGCTGTCGAATCAGCAGATCGCGCGGCGGCTGATGATCGGTGAGGCGACCGTCAAGACGCATGTCTCCCGCGTGCTGGCCAAGCTGGATCTGCGCTCGCGCGTGCAGGCGGCCATGCTCGCCCGGGATGTGGGGCTCGGCGGTTAG